The following are from one region of the Mauremys reevesii isolate NIE-2019 linkage group 2, ASM1616193v1, whole genome shotgun sequence genome:
- the LOC120396608 gene encoding opsin-5-like isoform X3, with protein MVIWAEESTKVQMGSYLVNATFQSKITEGADIIIGMIYTVFGICSLCGNSILLYVSYKKKNLLKPAEYFMINLAISDLGMTLTLYPLAVTSSLSHRWLYGKQVCLFYAFCGVLFGICSLSTLTLLSTVCCLKICFPAYGNRFRQEHGRILIACAWAYAAIFACSPLAHWGEYGAEPYGTACCIDWHSSNVNTVAMSYTVALFVFCFIIPCGVIVTSYTFILITVKESRKAVEQHVSGPTRMSNVQAITVKMSIAVCIGFFAAWSPYAIIAMWAAFGSIEGIPPLAFAVPAVFAKSSTLYNPVTYLLLKPNFRSTLAKDFGVLQQLCIRTCCCLKALQSCSYSFPGSLTCPLIECLMEHELVKKDV; from the exons ATGGGTTCCTATCTTGTTAATGCAACATTCCAGTCCAAAATAACAGAAGGGGCAGATATTATTATTGGAATGATTTATACAGTGTTTG GAATATGCTCCTTGTGTGGAAACAGTATTCTTCTGTATGTTTCCTACAAGAAAAAGAATTTACTAAAACCAGCAGAATACTTCATGATCAACCTTGCCATCAGTGACCTTGGTATGACTCTGACCTTGTATCCTCTAGCTGTTACATCCAGCCTTTCTCACAG atggCTGTATGGTAAACAAGTTTGCTTGTTCTATGCATTTTGCGGTGTACTTTTTGGGATCTGCAGTCTGTCAACACTAACATTACTGAGTACTGTGTGCTGCCTCAAAATTTGTTTTCCAGCTTATG GGAACAGATTTAGGCAAGAACATGGACGAATCTTGATAGCCTGCGCATGGGCCTATGCAGCAATTTTTGCCTGTTCACCCCTAGCTCATTGGGGAGAGTATGGAGCAGAGCCCTATGGTACAGCTTGTTGCATTGACTGGCATTCATCAAATGTAAACACAGTGGCAATGTCTTACACCGTAGCTCTCTTTGTCTTCTGCTTTATCATCCCCTGTGGGGTAATTGTTACGTCCTATACCTTCATTCTGATAACAGTCAAAGAATCCAGAAAAGCAGTGGAACAGCATGTCTCAGGTCCCACCAGGATGAGCAACGTGCAGGCTATTACAGTCAAG ATGAGCATTGCTGTATGCATTGGATTTTTTGCTGCCTGGAGCCCCTATGCCATCATAGCCATGTGGGCAGCCTTTGGATCCATAGAAGGGATTCCTCCACTAGCCTTTGCTGTGCCAGCTGTCTTTGCAAAGTCCTCAACACTCTACAACCCAGTTACCTATCTTCTTCTGAAGCCCAATTTCCGAAGCACCCTTGCCAAAGATTTTGGAGTTCTCCAGCAATTATGCATCAGGACTTGTTGTTGCCTCAAGGCCCTACAGAGCTGCAGTTACAG TTTTCCTGGTTCCCTCACGTGTCCTTTGATAGAATGCCTAATGGAGCATGAACTTGTTAAAAAGGATGTTTGA
- the LOC120396608 gene encoding opsin-5-like isoform X1 — protein sequence MGSYLVNATFQSKITEGADIIIGMIYTVFGICSLCGNSILLYVSYKKKNLLKPAEYFMINLAISDLGMTLTLYPLAVTSSLSHRWLYGKQVCLFYAFCGVLFGICSLSTLTLLSTVCCLKICFPAYGNRFRQEHGRILIACAWAYAAIFACSPLAHWGEYGAEPYGTACCIDWHSSNVNTVAMSYTVALFVFCFIIPCGVIVTSYTFILITVKESRKAVEQHVSGPTRMSNVQAITVKMSIAVCIGFFAAWSPYAIIAMWAAFGSIEGIPPLAFAVPAVFAKSSTLYNPVTYLLLKPNFRSTLAKDFGVLQQLCIRTCCCLKALQSCSYRSVLEISLKSFKGRNESSCNSVQTVEGCSYFPCEKCNDTFECFKNYPKCCQERLSTMEYTPQESVLLESSLQAKQNQDAKKSVKVVVQGEKSTQNDNFEITLETIPAHSRFANL from the exons ATGGGTTCCTATCTTGTTAATGCAACATTCCAGTCCAAAATAACAGAAGGGGCAGATATTATTATTGGAATGATTTATACAGTGTTTG GAATATGCTCCTTGTGTGGAAACAGTATTCTTCTGTATGTTTCCTACAAGAAAAAGAATTTACTAAAACCAGCAGAATACTTCATGATCAACCTTGCCATCAGTGACCTTGGTATGACTCTGACCTTGTATCCTCTAGCTGTTACATCCAGCCTTTCTCACAG atggCTGTATGGTAAACAAGTTTGCTTGTTCTATGCATTTTGCGGTGTACTTTTTGGGATCTGCAGTCTGTCAACACTAACATTACTGAGTACTGTGTGCTGCCTCAAAATTTGTTTTCCAGCTTATG GGAACAGATTTAGGCAAGAACATGGACGAATCTTGATAGCCTGCGCATGGGCCTATGCAGCAATTTTTGCCTGTTCACCCCTAGCTCATTGGGGAGAGTATGGAGCAGAGCCCTATGGTACAGCTTGTTGCATTGACTGGCATTCATCAAATGTAAACACAGTGGCAATGTCTTACACCGTAGCTCTCTTTGTCTTCTGCTTTATCATCCCCTGTGGGGTAATTGTTACGTCCTATACCTTCATTCTGATAACAGTCAAAGAATCCAGAAAAGCAGTGGAACAGCATGTCTCAGGTCCCACCAGGATGAGCAACGTGCAGGCTATTACAGTCAAG ATGAGCATTGCTGTATGCATTGGATTTTTTGCTGCCTGGAGCCCCTATGCCATCATAGCCATGTGGGCAGCCTTTGGATCCATAGAAGGGATTCCTCCACTAGCCTTTGCTGTGCCAGCTGTCTTTGCAAAGTCCTCAACACTCTACAACCCAGTTACCTATCTTCTTCTGAAGCCCAATTTCCGAAGCACCCTTGCCAAAGATTTTGGAGTTCTCCAGCAATTATGCATCAGGACTTGTTGTTGCCTCAAGGCCCTACAGAGCTGCAGTTACAGGTCAGTTCTGGAAATCAGCCTGAAATCATTTAAAGGGAGAAATGAGTCCAGCTGTAACTCAGTGCAGACTGTGGAAGGATGTTCTTATTTCCCTTGTGAAAAGTGCAATGATACTTTTGAATGCTTTAAGAACTATCCAAAATGCTGCCAGGAGAGGTTAAGCACTATGGAATATACTCCTCAAGAAAGTGTGCTTTTGGAGAGTAGTCTCCAAGCAAAACAGAATCAGGATGCCAAGAAATCTGTAAAGGTGGTTGTTCAAGGAGAAAAAAGCACTCAAAATGATAACTTTGAAATCACCTTGGAAACAATACCTGCACACAGCAGATTTGCAAATCTGTAG
- the LOC120396608 gene encoding opsin-5-like isoform X2, giving the protein MINLAISDLGMTLTLYPLAVTSSLSHRWLYGKQVCLFYAFCGVLFGICSLSTLTLLSTVCCLKICFPAYGNRFRQEHGRILIACAWAYAAIFACSPLAHWGEYGAEPYGTACCIDWHSSNVNTVAMSYTVALFVFCFIIPCGVIVTSYTFILITVKESRKAVEQHVSGPTRMSNVQAITVKMSIAVCIGFFAAWSPYAIIAMWAAFGSIEGIPPLAFAVPAVFAKSSTLYNPVTYLLLKPNFRSTLAKDFGVLQQLCIRTCCCLKALQSCSYRSVLEISLKSFKGRNESSCNSVQTVEGCSYFPCEKCNDTFECFKNYPKCCQERLSTMEYTPQESVLLESSLQAKQNQDAKKSVKVVVQGEKSTQNDNFEITLETIPAHSRFANL; this is encoded by the exons ATGATCAACCTTGCCATCAGTGACCTTGGTATGACTCTGACCTTGTATCCTCTAGCTGTTACATCCAGCCTTTCTCACAG atggCTGTATGGTAAACAAGTTTGCTTGTTCTATGCATTTTGCGGTGTACTTTTTGGGATCTGCAGTCTGTCAACACTAACATTACTGAGTACTGTGTGCTGCCTCAAAATTTGTTTTCCAGCTTATG GGAACAGATTTAGGCAAGAACATGGACGAATCTTGATAGCCTGCGCATGGGCCTATGCAGCAATTTTTGCCTGTTCACCCCTAGCTCATTGGGGAGAGTATGGAGCAGAGCCCTATGGTACAGCTTGTTGCATTGACTGGCATTCATCAAATGTAAACACAGTGGCAATGTCTTACACCGTAGCTCTCTTTGTCTTCTGCTTTATCATCCCCTGTGGGGTAATTGTTACGTCCTATACCTTCATTCTGATAACAGTCAAAGAATCCAGAAAAGCAGTGGAACAGCATGTCTCAGGTCCCACCAGGATGAGCAACGTGCAGGCTATTACAGTCAAG ATGAGCATTGCTGTATGCATTGGATTTTTTGCTGCCTGGAGCCCCTATGCCATCATAGCCATGTGGGCAGCCTTTGGATCCATAGAAGGGATTCCTCCACTAGCCTTTGCTGTGCCAGCTGTCTTTGCAAAGTCCTCAACACTCTACAACCCAGTTACCTATCTTCTTCTGAAGCCCAATTTCCGAAGCACCCTTGCCAAAGATTTTGGAGTTCTCCAGCAATTATGCATCAGGACTTGTTGTTGCCTCAAGGCCCTACAGAGCTGCAGTTACAGGTCAGTTCTGGAAATCAGCCTGAAATCATTTAAAGGGAGAAATGAGTCCAGCTGTAACTCAGTGCAGACTGTGGAAGGATGTTCTTATTTCCCTTGTGAAAAGTGCAATGATACTTTTGAATGCTTTAAGAACTATCCAAAATGCTGCCAGGAGAGGTTAAGCACTATGGAATATACTCCTCAAGAAAGTGTGCTTTTGGAGAGTAGTCTCCAAGCAAAACAGAATCAGGATGCCAAGAAATCTGTAAAGGTGGTTGTTCAAGGAGAAAAAAGCACTCAAAATGATAACTTTGAAATCACCTTGGAAACAATACCTGCACACAGCAGATTTGCAAATCTGTAG
- the LOC120396608 gene encoding opsin-5-like isoform X4: MGSYLVNATFQSKITEGADIIIGMIYTVFGNRFRQEHGRILIACAWAYAAIFACSPLAHWGEYGAEPYGTACCIDWHSSNVNTVAMSYTVALFVFCFIIPCGVIVTSYTFILITVKESRKAVEQHVSGPTRMSNVQAITVKMSIAVCIGFFAAWSPYAIIAMWAAFGSIEGIPPLAFAVPAVFAKSSTLYNPVTYLLLKPNFRSTLAKDFGVLQQLCIRTCCCLKALQSCSYRSVLEISLKSFKGRNESSCNSVQTVEGCSYFPCEKCNDTFECFKNYPKCCQERLSTMEYTPQESVLLESSLQAKQNQDAKKSVKVVVQGEKSTQNDNFEITLETIPAHSRFANL, from the exons ATGGGTTCCTATCTTGTTAATGCAACATTCCAGTCCAAAATAACAGAAGGGGCAGATATTATTATTGGAATGATTTATACAGTGTTTG GGAACAGATTTAGGCAAGAACATGGACGAATCTTGATAGCCTGCGCATGGGCCTATGCAGCAATTTTTGCCTGTTCACCCCTAGCTCATTGGGGAGAGTATGGAGCAGAGCCCTATGGTACAGCTTGTTGCATTGACTGGCATTCATCAAATGTAAACACAGTGGCAATGTCTTACACCGTAGCTCTCTTTGTCTTCTGCTTTATCATCCCCTGTGGGGTAATTGTTACGTCCTATACCTTCATTCTGATAACAGTCAAAGAATCCAGAAAAGCAGTGGAACAGCATGTCTCAGGTCCCACCAGGATGAGCAACGTGCAGGCTATTACAGTCAAG ATGAGCATTGCTGTATGCATTGGATTTTTTGCTGCCTGGAGCCCCTATGCCATCATAGCCATGTGGGCAGCCTTTGGATCCATAGAAGGGATTCCTCCACTAGCCTTTGCTGTGCCAGCTGTCTTTGCAAAGTCCTCAACACTCTACAACCCAGTTACCTATCTTCTTCTGAAGCCCAATTTCCGAAGCACCCTTGCCAAAGATTTTGGAGTTCTCCAGCAATTATGCATCAGGACTTGTTGTTGCCTCAAGGCCCTACAGAGCTGCAGTTACAGGTCAGTTCTGGAAATCAGCCTGAAATCATTTAAAGGGAGAAATGAGTCCAGCTGTAACTCAGTGCAGACTGTGGAAGGATGTTCTTATTTCCCTTGTGAAAAGTGCAATGATACTTTTGAATGCTTTAAGAACTATCCAAAATGCTGCCAGGAGAGGTTAAGCACTATGGAATATACTCCTCAAGAAAGTGTGCTTTTGGAGAGTAGTCTCCAAGCAAAACAGAATCAGGATGCCAAGAAATCTGTAAAGGTGGTTGTTCAAGGAGAAAAAAGCACTCAAAATGATAACTTTGAAATCACCTTGGAAACAATACCTGCACACAGCAGATTTGCAAATCTGTAG